One Vigna unguiculata cultivar IT97K-499-35 chromosome 11, ASM411807v1, whole genome shotgun sequence DNA window includes the following coding sequences:
- the LOC114170220 gene encoding uncharacterized protein LOC114170220 produces the protein MATTTQGIVVDPAKIETVVKWERPQIVTKVQSFLALARYYRRFVEGFSKMVSPLTQLTRKDQPFSWTDECEACFEDMKRRLTTAPILVIPDTTKMFEKELNVRKRRWMEYLKDYDFELLYHPGKANVVADALSRKRIHVSTMMIRELELIEQL, from the exons ATGGCCACTACAA CCCAAGGAATAGTAGTTGATCCGGCTAAAATTGAGAcagtggtgaagtgggagaggccCCAGATAGTTACAAAGGTGCAGAGTTTTCTGGCTTTGGCAAGGTATTATCGACGATTTGTGGAGGGtttctccaagatggtgagtcccCTGACACAGCTCACCAGGAAGGACCAGCCTTTTTCGTGGACGGATGAGTGTGAGGCCTGCTTTGAAGATATGAAGAGAAGATTGACTACCGCACCAATACTGGTTATCCCTGACACGACTAAAATGTTTGAG aaggagctgaatgTGAGGAAGAGGCGTTGGATGGAGTATctaaaggactacgactttgagctattataccaccctggtaaagctaaCGTCGTagcagatgccttgagtaggaagagaaTTCATGTGTCAACTATGATGATTAGAGAGTTGGAGCTGATAGAACAGTTATAG
- the LOC114170221 gene encoding uncharacterized protein LOC114170221: protein MIIEGCADTRQQKKPYSRPLTTSKRLQCYNYCGEHLRRDFTRPASSTGGAVALVAGRRFKLNLICLPMEGLDVILGMDWLTSNHVVIDYGRCRVVFLDTAGLELISSNQAVKEIEVRATCYMIVAHAKKMSTVEKISRIPVVEEYADVFLDEIPELPPSRDVDFSIDLIPGAGPVSMAPYRMAPTELAELKKQLEDLLEKKFI, encoded by the exons ATGATCATAGAAGGCTGTGCAGACACCCGTCAGCAGAAGAAACCTTATAGCAGGCCACTGACTACCTCCAAGAGACTACAATGCTATAACTATTGCGGGGAGCACCTGAGGAGAGACTTCACTAGACCTGCTAGCAGTACGGGTGGAGCAGTAGCACTG GTGGCAGGACGCAGGTTCAAGCTAAATCTTATTTGCCTGCCGATGGAGGGTTTGGATGTGATTCTAGGCATGGACTGGCTGACGAGCAACCATGTTGTCATCGATTACGGACGGTGTAGGGTAGTGTTCCTTGATACAGCAGGGTTGGAGCTTATCTCGTCTAATCAGGCGGTGAAGGAGATTGAGGTTAGAGCTACATGTTATATGATAGTGGCTCATGCGAAGAAGATGAGTACGGTTGAGAAAATTAGTAGAATTCCGGTAGTGGAGGAATATGCAGATGTCTTTCTAGATGAGATTCCAGAGTTGCCGCCTAGcagggatgttgatttctccatTGACCTCATCCCTGGCGCTGGACCAGTTTCTATGGCACCGTACAGGATGGCGCCAACTGAGTTAGCTGAGTTAAAGAAACAGCTTGAGGACCTACTCGAGAAGAAGTTCATCTGA